In a genomic window of Octopus sinensis linkage group LG16, ASM634580v1, whole genome shotgun sequence:
- the LOC115220596 gene encoding acetylcholine receptor subunit beta-type unc-29-like, translating to MKLIIDLIFISFASASSQNKPLEKEIFSNYDKTKKPANKEDGLVHVNVSLSVENIIELDIKQGVLASNLILGIKWRDTNLKWDESTYGKSLIYVELGNIWYPNIQICNSVLGRFRMDPTTAVTINSAGYIHLYINEIFKSYCRINVEKYPFDEHECDILVCFAHVMHMEETINGFEYTIECKSKLKQWNFKFEEIDIGRTNTTAVGLKVHGKRSLNSATVAKIIPPIMLTFLIFSVHLLPADSGEKISLAITVFLTNIVFLSETEKILGYNSEEPSAYLIYLLILTFVSGCSTVGSVIICKVHAHQTGSNNNSTPEFAKETNRSRNSVGVSEISDEHNMKIKTKTAYKKHFLTSQKLDKIFLSIIVIFLMFYIIIALSATNTDKDEESSQ from the coding sequence ATGAAATTGATAATTgacttaatatttatttcctttgcaAGTGCTTCTTCACAAAATAAACCTTTAGAAAAAGAGATATTCAGTAATTACGATAAAACAAAGAAACCGGCTAATAAGGAAGATGGCTTAGTACATGTAAATGTTTCACTTTCTGTAGAGAACATTATTGAATTAGACATCAAGCAAGGTGTACTGGCAAGTAATTTAATACTCGGCATAAAATGGCGCGACACTAATCTCAAGTGGGATGAATCAACATACGGGAAAAGTCTCATATATGTTGAATTAGGAAACATATGGTACCCTAATATTCAAATATGTAATAGCGTATTGGGTAGATTTCGTATGGATCCGACCACGGCAGTCACTATAAATTCTGCCGGATACATTCActtgtatataaatgaaatattcaaatcTTACTGCAGGATTAACGTTGAGAAATATCCTTTTGATGAGCACGAATGTGATATATTGGTTTGCTTTgcgcatgtgatgcatatggaggaAACTATAAACGGTTTTGAGTACACTATAGAATGCAAATCCAAATTAAAACAATGGAATTTCAAGTTTGAGGAGATTGACATCGGAAGGACGAATACTACAGCAGTGGGCCTTAAAGTTCATGGTAAGAGAAGTCTTAACAGTGCAACAGTAGCAAAAATTATACCCCCAATTATGTTAACATTTTTGATCTTTTCTGTCCATTTGCTACCGGCTGACTCTGGAGAGAAAATTTCACTTGCAATCACTGTTTTTCTTACAAACATCGTTTTTCTTTctgaaactgaaaaaatattGGGTTATAATTCTGAGGAACCATCTGCATATCTAATATATCTCTTAATTTTGACATTTGTCAGCGGTTGTTCTACTGTCGGGTCAGTAATTATATGTAAAGTGCATGCCCACCAGACTGGATCGAACAATAACTCAACTCCAGAAtttgcaaaagaaacaaatagatcaAGAAACAGTGTTGGCGTTTCAGAAATATCAGATGAGCACAATATGAAGATAAAGACGAAAACTGCgtataaaaaacattttctaacgTCTCAGAAActagacaaaatatttttgtcaataaTTGTCATATTTCTCATGTTCTATATCATAATTGCTTTGTCAGCAACTAATACTGACAAAGATGAAGAAAGTTCACAATAA
- the LOC115220598 gene encoding acetylcholine receptor subunit beta-type unc-29-like: MKLIVILIFTLIGSISSQKSALRKMLFNKYDKTKRPVESDDDIIYANVSLTLKKIIELDILKGALASNLILGFEWNDVNLKWTDTQYNIGYINAKLSDVWYPNVQICNSVTGKFSFDENKEVTINRNGDVHLYIDKIFETYCKINVEKYPFDEHVCDISVCFAHQLYVEETVGNFDYDIKLQSESSQWDFDFETSDVENDNIVAVGLILHGKRKVSSATVTKIIPPIMLTFLIISVHLLPPESGEKVSVAITVFLTNIVFLSETEKTLGNNSREASIYLIYLLILTLVSGCSSISAVIVCKLYANQTGANTNSAPEITQESNGKRNRVGVSEISDEQNIKIKAIKPCIKHLLSYKKLDQIILSIIVIFLLLFIIISLSTSS, encoded by the coding sequence atgaaattaataGTCATCTTAATTTTTACGCTAATTGGAAGCATTTCGTCCCAGAAAAGCGCGCTCCGAAAGATGTTATTTAACAAGTACGATAAAACAAAGAGACCTGTTGAATCCGATGACGACATCATATACGCAAATGTATCACTTACgctaaagaaaattatagaattaGATATTCTAAAAGGTGCACTCGCAAGTAATCTTATACTCGGCTTCGAATGGAACGACGTTAATCTGAAATGGACtgatacacaatataatataggGTACATAAATGCCAAATTAAGTGATGTATGGTATCCTAACGTACAAATATGTAATAGTGTAACAGGTAAATTTAGTTTTGATGAGAACAAAGAAGTAACAATAAATAGGAACGGAGACGTTCacttatatatagacaaaatattCGAAACTTACTGCAAGATTAACGTTGAAAAATATCCTTTTGATGAGCACGTGTGTGATATATCTGTTTGCTTTGCGCATCAGTTGTATGTGGAAGAAACAGTGGGTAATTTTGATTACGACATAAAACTCCAATCTGAATCTAGTCAATGGGACTTTGATTTTGAAACATCTGATGTGGAAAATGATAATATTGTAGCAGTTGGTCTTATACTTCACGGCAAGAGAAAAGTTAGCAGTGCAACAGTAACAAAAATTATACCTCCAATAATGTTAACTTTTTTGATCATTTCTGTCCATTTACTACCACCTGAATCTGGAGAAAAAGTTTCTGTTGCAATCACTGTTTTTCTTACAAATATCGTTTTCCTTTCTGAAACTGAAAAAACATTGGGTAATAATTCTCGTGAAgcatctatatatctaatatatctctTAATTCTGACACTTGTCAGTGGATGTTCTTCTATTTCCGCGGTAATTGTGTGTAAATTGTACGCGAACCAGACTGGAGCCAACACCAATTCCGCTCCCGAAATCACACAAGAATCAAACGGAAAAAGAAATAGAGTTGGTGTCTCAGAAATTTCAGatgaacaaaatattaaaataaaagctaTAAAGCCTTGTATAAAGCATTTATTAAGCTATAAGAAACTGGACCAAATAATTTTGTCAATAATTGTTATATTTCTACTACTCTTTATCATTATTTCCTTGTCGACAtcttcgtag